A portion of the Desulfuromonas sp. genome contains these proteins:
- a CDS encoding N-acetyl-gamma-glutamyl-phosphate reductase has product MQKIAVVGASGYTGVELVRILSGHPDVALSCVTSRQHAGKNVADVFPSLAGRIDLVFDANDVDQVCAKADIVLTALPHQTAMEVVPSFIAAGKRVIDLSADYRLKDAELYEKWYQKHTSKDLLAVAVYGLPELNRKAIAEAELVANPGCYPTSAALALMPLLNENLVDPDSIVIDSKSGTSGAGRSARESSLFCEVNEAFRAYGVAAHRHTPEIEQTFSGLVGRQVVVSFTPHLLPVNRGILSTCYARMLRPMTTSEAIALFKKQYANAPFVRVKDEGVLPDIAFVRGSNYCDLGIVCDERTGRIVVVSVIDNLVKGASGQAVQNMNLMLGLSETSGLQIIPAFP; this is encoded by the coding sequence GAACTTGTCCGGATTCTTTCCGGTCATCCGGATGTTGCTCTTTCCTGTGTGACGTCCCGCCAACATGCCGGGAAGAATGTCGCGGATGTTTTTCCCTCGCTTGCCGGGCGCATCGATCTGGTGTTTGATGCAAATGATGTCGATCAGGTCTGCGCGAAAGCCGATATTGTACTGACTGCATTGCCGCATCAGACAGCCATGGAGGTCGTCCCGTCTTTTATTGCTGCCGGTAAACGGGTTATTGATCTTTCCGCTGATTATCGGTTGAAGGATGCAGAACTGTACGAAAAATGGTACCAGAAGCATACCAGCAAGGACCTTCTTGCCGTTGCCGTCTATGGTCTTCCGGAGTTGAACCGGAAAGCTATTGCCGAAGCGGAACTGGTCGCAAATCCGGGTTGTTATCCGACCAGTGCTGCCCTGGCCCTGATGCCGCTGTTGAACGAGAATCTCGTTGATCCCGATTCGATTGTCATTGACAGCAAATCAGGAACCAGTGGCGCCGGTCGGTCGGCCAGGGAAAGTAGCCTCTTTTGTGAAGTGAACGAGGCCTTCAGGGCTTATGGGGTTGCTGCACACCGCCACACCCCTGAAATAGAACAAACCTTTTCGGGTCTTGTCGGGCGACAGGTTGTTGTCAGTTTCACCCCTCATTTACTGCCGGTCAATCGCGGCATACTCTCTACCTGTTATGCCCGGATGCTCCGGCCAATGACCACATCTGAAGCAATTGCGCTGTTCAAGAAACAGTATGCCAATGCTCCCTTTGTCAGGGTGAAGGATGAAGGGGTACTGCCCGATATCGCATTTGTCAGGGGCAGCAATTATTGTGATCTTGGTATTGTTTGCGACGAGCGGACCGGACGGATTGTCGTCGTCTCGGTGATCGATAACCTGGTCAAAGGCGCAAGTGGTCAGGCTGTTCAGAATATGAATCTGATGCTCGGTCTTTCGGAAACGAGTGGTTTGCAAATCATTCCTGCTTTCCCTTGA